The Streptomyces durmitorensis genome contains the following window.
CGGTCCGGAGCTGAAGAGCGCCCTGCACACGATCATCAGCGACCAGACCAAGCTCTCGTACGACCAGGTCTGGGACGCACTGAAGGTCACCGACGAGGACCCGGCCAACAGCAGCAACGTGATCCTCCTCTACACCGGCCGCTCGCAGAGCAAGGACAGCAACGGCGGAGACCCGGACCAGTGGAACCGTGAGCACGTGTGGGCCAAGTCCCACGGCGACTTCGGCACCGCGACCGGTCCCGGCACCGACATCCACCACCTGCGCCCGGAAGACGTGTCGGTCAACAGCACCCGCGGCAACAAGGACTTCGACAACGGCGGCAGCGAGGTCGGCGAGGCGCCGGGCAACTCCACCGACTCCGACTCCTTCGAGCCCCGTGACGCCGTCAAGGGCGACGTGGCCCGGATGATCCTCTACATGGCCGTGCGCTACGACGGCGAGGACGGCTTCGCCGACCTGGAGCCCAACGACAAGGTCGACAACGGCAGCGCCCCCGCCATCGGACGCCTGTCCGTTCTGAAGCAGTGGAGCGACGAGGACCCGCCGGACACCTTCGAGAAGAACCGCAACCAGGCGATCTACGACCAGTTCCAGCACAACCGCAACCCGTTCGTCGACCACCCCGAGTGGGTCGGCGCGATCTGGTAGAGCACGCCCCGCTGTTGTGGCAGCGACCTCAAGGTCGCTGCCACAACAGGTGATTGACGGAGCGTCAGGAGACGACGTCGCCCAGCGGCTTGCCCTCCAGGTGGCCTGCGACGTTCTGGATCGCGGCGAGGCCGATGCGGACCAGCGTCTCGCGGGTGACGCCCGCGACGTGCGGGGACAGCACGACGTTCGGTGCCTTCAGGAGGCGCAGCGCGGCCGTCGGCGGTTCGGGGTCGAAGACGTCGATGCCCGCCCCGGCCAGCGTGCCGGCCGTCAGCGCGTCGGCGAGGGCGTCCTGGTCGATGAGCGCGCCCCGCGACGTGTTGATGACGAAGGCCGTCGGCTTCAGGAGGGCGAGG
Protein-coding sequences here:
- a CDS encoding endonuclease I family protein, whose product is MTAAAVLVGITVPAAADAATTAPTPPAAPVSAYDDTYYQDAIGKTGPELKSALHTIISDQTKLSYDQVWDALKVTDEDPANSSNVILLYTGRSQSKDSNGGDPDQWNREHVWAKSHGDFGTATGPGTDIHHLRPEDVSVNSTRGNKDFDNGGSEVGEAPGNSTDSDSFEPRDAVKGDVARMILYMAVRYDGEDGFADLEPNDKVDNGSAPAIGRLSVLKQWSDEDPPDTFEKNRNQAIYDQFQHNRNPFVDHPEWVGAIW